A genomic stretch from Limanda limanda chromosome 11, fLimLim1.1, whole genome shotgun sequence includes:
- the id4 gene encoding DNA-binding protein inhibitor ID-4 has protein sequence MKAVTPVRPQDSSSTGSQLSLHYLSKQSLNIARCRMEEEDLFCLQYDMNDCYSRLKRLVPTIPQDKKVSKVEILQHVIDYILDLQLALETHPSLHKQQPQWTGTCPAPPSNPSRTPLTVLNTDHHQRTSIVKKPDDSILCR, from the exons ATGAAGGCTGTTACTCCAGTCCGCCCCCAGGACTCCTCCTCCACCGGCAGCCAGCTATCCCTGCACTATCTGTCGAAGCAGAGCCTCAACATCGCCCGGtgcaggatggaggaggaggacctcTTCTGCCTGCAGTACGATATGAACGACTGCTACAGCCGACTGAAGCGCCTAGTGCCCACCATCCCGCAGGATAAGAAAGTCAGCAAAGTGGAAATCCTCCAGCATGTCATAGACTACATCTTGGACCTGCAGCTGGCCTTGGAGACGCACCCTTCCCTCCACAAACAGCAGCCACAGTGGACCGGGACCTGTCCCGCGCCACCCTCCAACCCCAGCCGTACACCGCTGACGGTGCTCAACACTGACCACCACCAG AGGACGTCAATAGTCAAAAAGCCGGATGACTCGATTTTATGCCGCTGA